The following proteins come from a genomic window of Panicum hallii strain FIL2 chromosome 8, PHallii_v3.1, whole genome shotgun sequence:
- the LOC112902666 gene encoding uncharacterized protein LOC112902666 — MSDQQRHSDSYELHATQPDVQCLVCTRPFSLDTEIANSFEALAICRECKVTVLSDNYRDETTRTNRQTRRSRQRSRVTRDEPMGDTFAQQFSQLINLARQGHEADVDSPTVPRQYASYSSTPNRSQRWHSSDDESDGLNYADSVFGEIESNISFGDDGGESDASLEHQTTMGRDIFIRLDSESYINTDTDIDPMNAGLDQWDSDDPEDDEDEQSEESDLDEAGDTMQEHQQRWHDINPSRLNEQESEDTVWTRRTAGSQGVNRTNLRADTEGREIRRLFIGNPGDYVDARQFEMLLEQFAEDNNTTRGAPPAAISSVENLPSVVISTSNEINGGVTCPVCKDDMHIKTIAKQLPCMHLYHSSCILPWLGSRNTCPVCRYELPTDDTEYERSMRATANEGSIHGVERTHPQETIEETSYEPEVEGSSNTVGGTMEETNTHEHAAHSAQQPNRAPGRHRWLYIAAAPVVSLVSLALVLCFTNSAGNVRRQLYRRSQSTTTTQHVDTRSWWSMF, encoded by the coding sequence ATGTCTGACCAGCAAAGGCATTCCGACAGCTACGAACTCCATGCCACTCAGCCAGACGTGCAATGCCTAGTTTGCACAAGACCTTTTTCTCTGGACACTGAGATTGCCAATAGCTTTGAAGCTTTAGCGATATGCAGGGAGTGCAAGGTGACTGTCCTTAGTGACAATTACAGGGATGAGACTACCAGAACTAATAGACAAACAAGACGGTCAAGGCAAAGATCCAGGGTCACAAGGGATGAACCCATGGGGGACACTTTCGCACAGCAGTTCTCCCAGTTGATCAACTTAGCTAGACAAGGTCATGAAGCAGATGTTGATTCTCCAACAGTCCCACGTCAGTATGCATCATATAGTTCTACGCCTAACCGATCCCAAAGATGGCACAGTTCAGATGATGAGAGTGATGGTCTCAATTATGCTGATTCTGTGTTTGGTGAAATTGAATCAAACATTAGTTTTGGTGACGATGGTGGGGAATCAGATGCTTCTCTTGAGCACCAAACCACAATGGGAAGGGACATTTTCATTCGACTTGACAGTGAGAGCTACATAAACACAGATACAGATATTGATCCCATGAATGCTGGACTGGATCAGTGGGATTCAGATGATccagaagatgatgaagatgagcAGTCCGAAGAGTCTGATTTGGATGAAGCAGGCGACACCATGCAGGAGCACCAGCAGCGATGGCATGATATCAacccaagtagattgaatgAGCAGGAATCTGAAGATACTGTGTGGACTCGGAGAACAGCTGGAAGCCAAGGAGTAAACAGGACTAATTTGAGGGCAGACACAGAAGGCCGAGAAATCAGGAGACTTTTTATTGGGAATCCTGGTGATTATGTTGATGCAAGACAGTTCGAAATGCTTCTTGAACAGTTTGCTGAGGATAACAATACCACAAGAGGAGCTCCACCTGCAGCAATATCTTCCGTGGAAAATCTTCCATCTGTGGTCATCTCCACAAGCAATGAGATAAATGGTGGTGTAACTTGTCCAGTCTGCAAAGATGACATGCATATCAAAACTATAGCAAAACAGCTACCATGCATGCATTTATACCATTCATCATGCATCTTGCCATGGCTTGGTTCTAGAAATACATGCCCAGTTTGTCGATATGAGCTTCCTACAGATGACACAGAATATGAGAGGTCCATGCGTGCCACAGCCAACGAGGGAAGCATCCATGGGGTGGAGCGTACTCATCCACAGGAAACCATTGAAGAAACTTCTTATGAACCTGAGGTTGAAGGAAGTTCTAATACAGTTGGTGGTACAATGGAAGAGACTAATACACATGAACATGCTGCTCATTCTGCGCAGCAGCCAAACAGAGCACCTGGCCGCCATAGATGGCTGTATATTGCAGCAGCTCCAGTTGTAAGTCTTGTCAGTTTAGCTCTAGTACTGTGCTTCACCAACTCTGCTGGCAATGTTAGAAGGCAACTGTACCGTAGATCCCAGAGTACAACTACAACACAGCATGTAGATACAAGAAGTTGGTGGTCTATGTTCTAA